From the genome of Tistrella bauzanensis:
ATCGTCGCCCAGCCGCGCAAGATCATCTCGTCGCCGACCTGGTCGGGGATCGAGTCGGAAACCGTCTGCTATAATGCCGGCTATACCAATGTCCACGAGTTGATCCCCTGGCGGACGCTGACCGGTCGTCAGCAGTTGTATCAGGATCATCTGTGGATGCGGGCCTTCGGCGAGGGGTTCTGCGTCTATCGCCCCCCGATCGACACCCGGTCGGTGGCGCCGGTGATCCATGCCAAGGACGACGGCAACCCGCAGGTGGTGCTGAACTTCATCACCCCGCACCAGAAATGGGGCATCCATTCCACCTATTCCGACAATCTGATGATGCTGACGCTCAATCGCGGCGGGCCGGTGGTCTGGATGTCGGAAGTGGATGCCGCCCGCGGCCAGATTGTCGATAACGACTGGGTGGAAGTCTACAACACCAACGGCGCCCTGGTGGCGCGGGCGGTCGTGTCCCAGCGGATGAAGCAGGGCACGCTCTACATGTATCACGCCCAGGAAAAGATCGTGAATACGCCGGGATCGAAGATCACCGGGCAGCGCGGTGGCATCCACAACTCCGTCACCCGCGCGATTACCAAGCCGACACACATGATCGGCGGCTACGTGCAGCAATCTTACGGCTTCAACTATTACGGCACGGTCGGCTCCAACCGGGATGAGTTCGTCATCGTCCGGCGGATGGACAAGGTCGAGTGGCTGGATGGGCCGTATCGTGAGGAGGCGGCGGAATGAAGATCCGAGCACAGGTCGGCATGGTCCTTAATCTGGACAAATGCATCGGCTGTCACACCTGTTCTGTGACCTGCAAGAACGTGTGGACGAACCGCGAGGGCGTGGAATACGCCTGGTTCAACAATGTCGAGACCAAGCCGGGCATCGGCTACCCGAAGGACTGGGAGAACCAGAAGCGCTGGAATGGTGGCTGGACCCGCGGCACCGATGGCCGTATCCGGCCCCGCATGGGCGCCAAATGGCGCATCCTGGCCAAGATCTTCGCCAATCCGGACCTGCCCGAGATCGACGATTATTACGAGCCGTTCGATTTCGATTACGGTCACCTGCAAAGCGCCGGCGAGGTCCAGACGCCGCCGACCGCGCGGCCGCGCTCGTTGATCACCGGCCAGCGGATGGAGAAGATCGAATGGGGGCCGAACTGGGAGGAAATCCTGGGCGGCGAATTCTCGAAGCGCTCGGCCGACTATAATTTCGCCGAGGTCGAGAAGGAGATCTACGGCGCCTTCGAGAACACCTTCATGATGTATCTGCCCCGGCTCTGCGAGCACTGCCTGAACCCGACCTGCGTCGCGGCCTGCCCATCCGGCGCCATCTACAAGCGCGAAGACGACGGCATCGTTCTGATCGATCAGGAGAAATGCCGTGGCTGGCGGATGTGCGTCTCGGGCTGCCCGTACAAGAAGATCTATTACAACTGGTCTTCGGGGAAATCCGAGAAGTGCATCTTCTGCTATCCGCGCATCGAGGCCGGCCAGCCGACCGTCTGCTCTGAAACCTGCGTCGGGCGCATCCGCTATCTGGGCGTGCTGCTCTATGATGCCGACCGGATCGCCGAGGCCGCATCGACCGAGGACGAACAGGATCTCTACGAGGCGCAGCTCCGGGTGTTCCTGGACCCGAACGACCCCGAGGTGATCGCCCAGGCGCGGCTCGACGGCGTGCCCGAGGCCTGGCTGGATGCCGCCCGCAAATCGCCGGTCTGGAAGATGGCGATGGAATGGAAGATCGCCTTCCCGCTGCACCCTGAATACCGGACGCTGCCGATGGTCTGGTATGTGCCGCCCCTGTCGCCGATCCAGTCCGCCGCCGATGCCAGCAAGATCGGACTGGATGGCGGCATGCCCGACGTCCGCTCGCTGCGGATTCCGGTGCGCTACCTCGCCAATCTGCTGACCGCCGGCAAGGAAGAGCCCGTGGTGACGGCGCTTGAACGGATGCTGGCGATGCGCGGCTATATGCGCGCCAAGACCATCGACGGCGTGATCGACGAGGCGCTGGCCGCCCGCGTCGGCCTCAGCGGTCCGATCATCGAGGAGATGTACCGGATCATGGCGATCGCGAATTACGAGGACCGCTTCGTCATTCCGACCAGCCATCGCGAGATCGGCGAGGACGCCTATGACGTCCGTGGTTCCTGCGGGTTCTCGTTCGGCAATGGCTGTTCCGGGGGCACGTCGACCGTCGACCTGTTCGGCGCGAAACGCACCCGGACGGTGCAGACACCAACCGATGTGTTCTGAGCCCGGGGAGGTCATCGCCATGTCACGTCTGATCAGGATCGTGTCGCTGCTGCTGTCCTATCCGACGGCGGAGCTTCAGGCGGCAGCGCCGGACCTGCGCGCCGCCATTGCCGCCGAACCAACCCTGGCGCCCGATCTGGCCGGCAACCTTGCCCGGCTGGTCGACCATATCGCCGGCCAGGATCTTTACGACGCGCAGGAAGCCTATGTCCTGCTGTTCGATCGCACCCGGGTGCTGTCGTTGCATCTGTTCGAGCATGTCCACGGCGAAAGCCGCGATCGCGGGCAGGCCATGGTCGATCTGAAGGACATGTACGAAGCCGCCGGCTTTGTCATCGCCGCCCGCGAACTGCCCGACCACCTGCCGCTGTTTCTGGAATATCTGTCGACCCGCGCGCCCGACGAGGCCGCCGGCCTGCTGGACCAGATCGCCCATATCACCCAGGCCCTGCATGCCCGGCTTGTGGCGCGGGACAATCCCTATGCCGCCGCCCTGGCGGTTCTGGTGGCGCTGGCGGCCGCGTCGCCTGCCCATACGGCCCCCGATCCGGCGGTGGTCGCCGGATTGATGGCCATGCCCGATGACGACCCGACCGATCTTGAGGCCCTGGACCGGATCTGGGAGGAAGAGGCGGTGATGTTCGGCGCCGCCGGCGCCGGCACCGACAGTTGCGGCCCCGACCGGCTGCGGCGCCAGCTTCGCGCCGCCGCCCGCCCCGCCCCCGCCACTCATGCCCCCGCCCCCGCCACGCCCGCCTCGGCCGCCGCCACGACCCACGCCCCAACGATGCCATCGAGGGAGACCGTGTGATGGCCAGCTATCTGAACACCGCCCTGTTCGGGGTGTATCCCTATATCGCGCTGGTGGTGATGGTGCTTGGCAGCGTGCTGCGCTATGACCGCGATCCCTATACCTGGCGGTCGGGATCGAGCCAGCTTCTGCGCCGGCGGCAGTTGATCTGGGGATCGGTGCTGTTCCATATCGGCGTGCTGGTCATTCTGGGCGGCCATCTGGTCGGGCTGCTGACCCCCATCGGGATCTTCGACGCACTGGGCATCAGCCATGGCGCCAAGCAGCTTCTGGCGATCGTGGCCGGCGGCATCGCCGGGGTGATGGCGATCATCGGCGCCAGCCTGCTGATCCACCGCCGGTTCCTCGACCCGCGTATCCGCCGCACCTCCGGCCCCACCGATCTGCTGATCATCTGCATGCTGTGGCTGCAACTGGCGCTGGGTCTGCTGACGATTCCGCTGTCGCTGGGCCATCTGGATGGCCACGAGATGGTGAAGTTCATGAACTGGGCGCAGGGCATCTTCACCCTGGATGGCCGGGCCGCCGGCTATATCAGCGACGTCCACATCATCTTCAAGCTGCATCTGATGCTGGGCATGACCATCCTTCTGCTGTTCCCCTTCACCCGGCTGGTGCACATGCTCAGCGCGCCGATCCGCTATCTGTGGCGGCCGGGCTTTCAGGTGGTGCGCACCCGCAGGCCCGCATCCGCCACCCCCACCCGCCGCATGCCGGCCGAATAAGGAGGACGATCCGATGGCGACGATCTTTCGTGACGGCCGCTTCCCCAAGACCATGCCCACCGACAGCCCGAGCGCGGTGCCCGGCCACCGCCATGTCCATCCCCGCGCCCAGGCGGCACAGGCCGCCGCCGCCGCCCGCGCGGCCGCAACCCAGCCATCCGCCGCAACCCAGGCACCAGCCGAACCCCAGATGCCCGACCTGCCGGACATCTCGGTCGATGGCGTGGTGATCGGCGAGGCCGAGATCCGGGCCGAGATGCACAATCATCCGGCCCCGGATGCCCGGCGCGCCTATGCCGAGGCCGCCCGCGCGCTGGTGATCCGCGAATTGCTGCTGAGCGCCGCCCGCCGCCGCGACCTGCAGGCCGAGCCCGAAATCGATGCGGCCGGCAAGCGCGAGGTCGACGACGACGCGCTGCTGCGCGCGCTGCTCGATGCCGAGGTGACCACACCCACGGCCGACGCGGTGGCCTGCCGGCGGTATTACGACCGCAACCCCGGCAAATTCACCAGCGGCACAATCTATGAGGCGCGCCACATTCTGCTGGCGGCACCGGAAAGCGACGCCACGGCGCGCAAGACCGCCGAAGACACCGCCCGGCGGCTGATCGCGGTGCTGCAAGACGATCCCTCGGCCTTCGCGGCGCTGGCCGAGGCTCATTCCGCCTGCCCGTCACGCGCCCAGGGCGGCAATCTGGGGCAGGTGACCGCAGGCTCCACGGTGCCCGAATTCGAACGCGCCCTGGCGGGGCTGGGTGCCGGGCAGATGGTGGCCGAACCCGTCGGCTCCCGCTTCGGCGTCCACGTCATCGCCCTCGACCGGGTCATTGCCGGCGAAACCCTGCCTTTCGAGCTGGTCGAAGCCCGCATCGCCGCCTGGCTGGAGGCGTCGAGCTGGAGCCGCGGCGTGGCACAGTTCATCGGTGTTCTGGCCGGCGCCGCCGATATTCGCGGCATCACCCTGGATGCCGCCGACGGCCCGCTGGTGCAATAGCGCCGCCGATCGCGGCACCGCCCCCCCCCCGCAATCCTTGGGTCCGTGGCCGGATGACGGCCACGGACGGAGGCCCTGGACATGGAGACAGACCGGATCGACCTTCAGGCCCTGACCGAGAGCCTGCCGCCATCGCTGTTCGCGACACCGCTGGACCGGATCTTCGCCGACCATTTCCGTCAGCGCACCCTGTGCCGGGTCTTCGACCGGATCGCCGAGGGTGCCGCAGCCCCGCCGGTGCTGATCGGCGCCGCGGTGCGCTTCCTCGCCACCCAGATCGAGGTGCACTGGACCGACGAGGAAGACGACCTGTTTCCGCTGCTGCGCAGCCGCGCCACCGCCGATGACCGGATTCAGGACATCCTGACCAGTCTGGCCCGCGACCACGACGCCAGCCGGCTTGCCCACGACCGCATTCTCGACGGGCTTGGCCAGATCGACCGGGCCGGCGGCACACCCGCCCCGGCGCTGGCGGCGATGCTCCACGATTTCGCCACGCGCGAACGGCGGCATCTGTGCCTGGAAAACGCCATCGTGCTGCCGATCGCCAGGGCCCGGCTGGGCCATCAGGATCTGGTGGTGCTGGGCCAGCGGATGGCGGCACGGCGCGGCGTGCCGCTCGTCATGACGGAGTATGTGAAATGACCCCTGCCGACATATCGCGCGCGCCCTCGGGCGATGGCTGTGTCTGCGACCGTGACGCCGGCCGGTTGCTGGATGTCACGGCCGCCGTCGCCCGCGCCGAGGCCTTGTGCGTGGCGGTCGGGGGTGTGGAGACCGTGCCACTGGCCGAGGCGGCGGGGCGGATCGCCGCCGCCGCCATCGCCACCCCCTATCCGATGCCGGGCTTCGATCACGCCGCGATGGATGGCTATGCCTTGTCGTCTCATGCCCTGACATCTGGTTCCGTGGCCGGCGCATCCGGGCCGTGGGTGCTGCCGGTGACCGGTGTCGCCGCCGCCGGCGGCCCCGCGCCGGCCGCCGACGGCACCCGCCCCCATGCCGTGCGCATCCTGACCGGTGCCGCCCTGCCGGCGGGCTTCGACCGGGTGGTGGCGCAGGAAGACTGCACCAGCACCGACGGCCGGATCACGCTGCGCCGCGATCCGGCCATCGGCGCCCATATCCGGCGCGCCGGCGAGGATGCGCCGGCCGGCACCGTCATTCTGGCCGCCGGCACCCGCATTGATGCCCGCCACATCGCCCTGCTGGCCATCGCCGGCCATGCGGCGGTGCCGGTCCTGCCGCGCCTGCGGGTGGCGGTGATGACGCTTGGCGACGAACTGGTGCCGCCGGGCCAGCCGCTCGGCCCCGGCCGGATCCATGATTCCAACCGCCCGATGCTGCTGGCGCTGCTGACAGGCCCGTCCACGATACTGACCGACCTTGGCGCCATTCCCGATCAGGCGGCGGCGGTCCGCGACGCGATCGCCGCCGCCGCCGGCCGGTTCGATCTGATCCTGTCGACCGGCGGCGCCTCGGTCGGCGACCGCGATCATCTGAAACCGGCCTTCGTGGCCGCGGGCGGCGTGATCGATAGCTGGGGCGTGGCGATCAAGCCCGGCCGGCCGGTGATGCTGGGCCGCATCGGTGGCAGCGCGTTCCTGGGTCTGCCCG
Proteins encoded in this window:
- the narH gene encoding nitrate reductase subunit beta; amino-acid sequence: MKIRAQVGMVLNLDKCIGCHTCSVTCKNVWTNREGVEYAWFNNVETKPGIGYPKDWENQKRWNGGWTRGTDGRIRPRMGAKWRILAKIFANPDLPEIDDYYEPFDFDYGHLQSAGEVQTPPTARPRSLITGQRMEKIEWGPNWEEILGGEFSKRSADYNFAEVEKEIYGAFENTFMMYLPRLCEHCLNPTCVAACPSGAIYKREDDGIVLIDQEKCRGWRMCVSGCPYKKIYYNWSSGKSEKCIFCYPRIEAGQPTVCSETCVGRIRYLGVLLYDADRIAEAASTEDEQDLYEAQLRVFLDPNDPEVIAQARLDGVPEAWLDAARKSPVWKMAMEWKIAFPLHPEYRTLPMVWYVPPLSPIQSAADASKIGLDGGMPDVRSLRIPVRYLANLLTAGKEEPVVTALERMLAMRGYMRAKTIDGVIDEALAARVGLSGPIIEEMYRIMAIANYEDRFVIPTSHREIGEDAYDVRGSCGFSFGNGCSGGTSTVDLFGAKRTRTVQTPTDVF
- a CDS encoding molybdopterin molybdotransferase MoeA, with the protein product MTPADISRAPSGDGCVCDRDAGRLLDVTAAVARAEALCVAVGGVETVPLAEAAGRIAAAAIATPYPMPGFDHAAMDGYALSSHALTSGSVAGASGPWVLPVTGVAAAGGPAPAADGTRPHAVRILTGAALPAGFDRVVAQEDCTSTDGRITLRRDPAIGAHIRRAGEDAPAGTVILAAGTRIDARHIALLAIAGHAAVPVLPRLRVAVMTLGDELVPPGQPLGPGRIHDSNRPMLLALLTGPSTILTDLGAIPDQAAAVRDAIAAAAGRFDLILSTGGASVGDRDHLKPAFVAAGGVIDSWGVAIKPGRPVMLGRIGGSAFLGLPGNPAAAFLGHELFATAMLRRLSGQSGGVPPTGHAGHVSGTALTHRPGRTEYLPARPEYLPARTGGIDPAGRPVLRIMGPSSAARLMPLAGATGFAVVDAAAGDIRPGDPVGWLPFSCLSSGLQGARS
- a CDS encoding hemerythrin domain-containing protein: METDRIDLQALTESLPPSLFATPLDRIFADHFRQRTLCRVFDRIAEGAAAPPVLIGAAVRFLATQIEVHWTDEEDDLFPLLRSRATADDRIQDILTSLARDHDASRLAHDRILDGLGQIDRAGGTPAPALAAMLHDFATRERRHLCLENAIVLPIARARLGHQDLVVLGQRMAARRGVPLVMTEYVK
- the narI gene encoding respiratory nitrate reductase subunit gamma, with translation MASYLNTALFGVYPYIALVVMVLGSVLRYDRDPYTWRSGSSQLLRRRQLIWGSVLFHIGVLVILGGHLVGLLTPIGIFDALGISHGAKQLLAIVAGGIAGVMAIIGASLLIHRRFLDPRIRRTSGPTDLLIICMLWLQLALGLLTIPLSLGHLDGHEMVKFMNWAQGIFTLDGRAAGYISDVHIIFKLHLMLGMTILLLFPFTRLVHMLSAPIRYLWRPGFQVVRTRRPASATPTRRMPAE
- the narJ gene encoding nitrate reductase molybdenum cofactor assembly chaperone; protein product: MSRLIRIVSLLLSYPTAELQAAAPDLRAAIAAEPTLAPDLAGNLARLVDHIAGQDLYDAQEAYVLLFDRTRVLSLHLFEHVHGESRDRGQAMVDLKDMYEAAGFVIAARELPDHLPLFLEYLSTRAPDEAAGLLDQIAHITQALHARLVARDNPYAAALAVLVALAAASPAHTAPDPAVVAGLMAMPDDDPTDLEALDRIWEEEAVMFGAAGAGTDSCGPDRLRRQLRAAARPAPATHAPAPATPASAAATTHAPTMPSRETV
- a CDS encoding peptidylprolyl isomerase; amino-acid sequence: MATIFRDGRFPKTMPTDSPSAVPGHRHVHPRAQAAQAAAAARAAATQPSAATQAPAEPQMPDLPDISVDGVVIGEAEIRAEMHNHPAPDARRAYAEAARALVIRELLLSAARRRDLQAEPEIDAAGKREVDDDALLRALLDAEVTTPTADAVACRRYYDRNPGKFTSGTIYEARHILLAAPESDATARKTAEDTARRLIAVLQDDPSAFAALAEAHSACPSRAQGGNLGQVTAGSTVPEFERALAGLGAGQMVAEPVGSRFGVHVIALDRVIAGETLPFELVEARIAAWLEASSWSRGVAQFIGVLAGAADIRGITLDAADGPLVQ